In Fusarium falciforme chromosome 9, complete sequence, the following are encoded in one genomic region:
- a CDS encoding TNT domain-containing protein produces MLHYLLSLSLLGLSVASVLPQDPIISKYPYCDCTGTSIKTNVSVFYDYICGDKRLGPRVLPRKLPLGTFVASYDRFGGLSPDDFLKAWWDEEKGWKYPDHHGFQLDADNKPMNASMILEPNMLVDRFGYATGRYISPASAPFAQRALNPQNLDTPQSSPEFPNNYHVYKVLKKITVIAGPIAPWFGQPGLGTQFFLGEDVTVEHYLKDKSLVEIDPQELVRDGPGCGFEREEL; encoded by the exons ATGCTCCATTATCTCCTATCTCTATCCCTTTTGGGCCTATCCGTCGCCTCAGTCCTACCCCAAGATCCTATTATTTCCAAGTACCCATACTGCGACTGCACCGGTACCTCCATCAAGACCAATGTCTCTGTCTTTTATGATTACATCTGCGGCGATAAGCGACTTGGACCTAGGGTTCTTCCAAGAAAGCTGCCTCTCGGTACCTTCGTTGCCAGCTACGACCGGTTTGGAGGTCTAAGCCCTGATGATTTCCTCAAGGCGTGgtgggatgaggagaagggatGGAAGTACCCCGACCACCATGGATTCCAACTTGATGCCGACAACAAGCCCATGAATGCCAGCATGATCCTGGAACCTAATATGCTCGTGGACCGATTCGGATACGCTACTG GTCGTTACATTTCTCCTGCCAGCGCTCCTTTCGCGCAGCGAGCCCTCAACCCCCAGAACCTTGACACCCCCCAGAGCTCCCCCGAATTCCCCAACAACTACCACGTCTACAAAGTCCTCAAGAAGATAACCGTCATTGCCGGGCCCATTGCTCCTTGGTTTGGCCAGCCGGGGCTTGGAACGCAGTTCTTTCTTGGCGAGGATGTCACTGTGGAGCATTACCTTAAGGATAAGTCCTTGGTGGAAATTGACCCTCAGGAACTTGTCAGGGATGGTCCTGGCTGTGGATTCGAGCGCGAGGAGCTGTGA
- a CDS encoding SMP domain-containing protein, which produces MEGDIPQKDELQARAMEGRPITQSEASTIAANESDMTGRGPIKGGTAATAQSIHDRQQHFLEKAGDIARKPIDEITKKDAAEVQSAEARLTGAPVGRGSFSSDVQSVADQNARATGE; this is translated from the exons ATGGAAGGAGACATCCCGCAGAAGGACGAACTTCAGGCCCGAGCTATGGAGGGCCGTCCCATCACTCAGTCTGAAGCATCCACCATCGCCGCCAACGAGTCCGACATGACGGGTCGTGGTCCCATCAAAGGTGGCACTGCAGCGACTGCTCAGAGTATCCATGACCGACAGCAACACTTTCTGGAGAAGGCGGGCGATATTGCTCGGAAGCCTATTGACGAGATTACGAAGAAGGACGCAGCCGAGGTGCAGAGTGCAGAG GCTCGGCTTACAGGAGCACCTGTAGGAAGAGGGTCATTTTCATCAGATGTTCAGTCGGTGGCTGATCAGAATGCGAGGGCAACTGGGGAGTAG
- a CDS encoding SGNH-hydro domain-containing protein: MKFSSVLLVTLLGCSQAAPARDEKPPYLILTGDSTVAVNGGWGNGLLSILRDGADGVNRAKSGATTVSFRKDRWADVLLDIEEHRGDYRPVVTIQFGHNDQKESAGISLEEFKSNLEDLADEVREAGGTPILITSLTRRTFDGDHVKQNLEEQRQQAIAAAKAVGAKWLDLNLASTNYINAIGEANASHYDSKKGDKTHLNAAGEKVFGRMVADLLGTKRGDLRRYLAPNKALSGKIWAGEFATGDE; encoded by the exons ATGAAATTCTCGTCTGTCTTGCTGGTCACCCTGCTCGGCTGTTCCCAAGCTGCTCCAGCCCGGGACGAGAAGCCCCCGTACTTGATCCTCACCGGCGACTCTACAGTCGCCGTGAACGGAGGCTGGGGAAATGGGCTCCTGTCTATTCTGAGAGACGGAGCCGACGGTGTCAACCGGGCCAAAAGCGGCGCGACCACGGTGTCCTTCCGAAAGGATAGGTGGGCCGACGTTCTCCTAGACATTGAGGAGCACAGAGGCGACTACCGACCGGTAGTCACTATCCAGTTCGGGCACAACGACCAGAAGGAGAGTGCGGGCATCTCGCTGGAAGAGTTCAAGTCCAACCTTGAGGACCTGGCCGATGAAGTCAGAGAGGCTGGCGGAACACCC ATTCTGATCACATCTCTGACTCGACGAACTTTTGACGGCGACCACGTCAAACAGAACTTGGAAGAGCAAAGGCAACAGGCTATTGCGGCTGCCAAGGCTGTGGGTGCAAAGTGGCTTGACCTTAATCTCGCCAGTACCAACTACATCAATGCAATCGGCGAAGCGAATGCTTCGCATTATGACTCGAAGAAGGGTGACAAGACCCATCTCAACGCGGCGGGCGAGAAGGTCTTTGGACGCATGGTGGCCGATCTCCTCGGCACGAAGCGTGGGGACTTGAGACGGTACCTGGCGCCAAACAAGGCGTTGAGTGGTAAAATCTGGGCTGGAGAGTTTGCTACTGGCGACGAGTGA